CCTCTGACCCAGTATGCTGACTACTCtggccatcatcatcatcacccttGAAAACTGAACCCCCATCCTCTGCCTGCTGCATGTTTTTGAGAGGACTGGTTGTGCTCTTTGACCTCTTCCTTCCTTTACTTCCCTTGCCATCAATGTCCATATCATGGACAGATTCCATCCCCATATCATAGTTTTCTGACCTCATTCGTTTTCCATGTGAAGCAGTTCTAAGTTTGCTGTCCAGAGCAGTTTCATTCAGCCGAACCGAAGTCAATTGCTGTTGTAGTAAATCAAGTTTACTTTGAGTAGATTGTAATTGCACAGATAAGGCCTCTGCCCTGTTGTTCGCTTCTGCTCGGGCAGTTCGTTCAGTCTCAAGCAGTTGTTCAAGCACATGTACATTATCCATCCTCTGCTCATTGTTGTACTTGAGTAACGATTCGATTTCCTTTTCCCTTTCTTCAACCCTCGCCTCCAGCTGACTGACTTTTGACACAGCATCTATTTCGGCAGCACGGACCCTCTGAACTTCTTCCATCAAGTCAGTCTTCACCCTCTCTAGATTCTCAATCTGCCTTTCACCTCTTTCAATTTGTGTAAGTCTTTCCATTGCCACTCGCTGAACTTCCGTCTGTTCCTTCTGCGCAATTGCGGCTTCTGCTCGTGCTTTATCAGCCATTTCAACTGCTTTCTTTGCGGCAGTTTCAGCAATTTTACACCTTCCCTCAACTTCCTCTAATCTTTTAAACTCAGAATTGTATTTTTCCTCCAGATGGCTCTTTTCCTGTTGCAGAATCCTGGCTTCTTTTTCAGATGATTGAGCTTTCTCCTTCACAGAATCTAGCTTCTCAATCAATTCCTTGATTTGACGCTTCAGAGACGATGATTCAGAGTCATAGCTCCTCACTTTTGATTCAGCAGCCTGTGAAGAGAAACAAGAGATATTTAAATTATTAAAGGCATACCATTACTGAGTCATACAATTATACATTTAAGGGAATACAGGTCAGAAAGAACCTACCTTCAATTCCAAACTCAGTGTGGTCATCCGTTTTTCAGCATGTTCAATCCTTGCTACCTTGTCCTTGATCTCCTCATCCTGTAGTTCAGAAGTTCAAGCAAGGAAATAAAATAAGTAATCAGTATTGCCTCTGTTACGAcataaaaaaatattaagaaaatcaaaatatcGACAGCTAAATTACTAAATTTAGTGATCAAGAGATGGAAAAACCTCACCTTATCAGCCAAAATGTCAACGTATTCCGCCCTAATATTATCTTCTCTAGTCTGGGCCTCCTTATTTGTGCGCTCTTGTGCTGTTGCTGCCTTCTCCAAAGCAGCTTTGGTTTCCCGAGCAGCAATATTGAACTTTTCCTTCCAACTTTTTGCTTCATCTTGAGCAGATTCAGCCTGTTCACGAGCTGCAGCTAACATAGCTTCGGTAGCACTAGCCCTGGACTGAAGAGTGGCTAATTCTGCATGTGCCAGATCTTCTTCCTCTCTTAGTTTTGAAGAGGCTTGCTCATATTTTCTTTTCCACTCGGCAGAATCTTGCCTGGCGGATTCCTGGGCTTTTGATAAGGTTGAGCACCTCTCTTCAAGTGAGCTGCATTTACTCTGCAAATTAGTGATGCGGCTCATATACTCATCTCCAAGAGACTTCTTGTCATTGATGGCATCCTCAAAACGCCTCAAATATTCTGCTTTACTCCTCTCACTTGCTTCGAGTTGCTTGTTAAGCAATCCCATCCTGTCTTCAATTGAGCGGCATTTAAGCATGGCAGTACTCTTCTCTGAACCAATTTTATCTAATTGCTTCTTTGCTAAGTCAAGTATCGGACCTTCCAAACTGCATAATATGGTGTCTTTAGAAAGACTTCAAGGTTTAAAGGAAACAAAAAACTAATTAGAGTGAGAAATACCTTTGTTGTAAGAAGGTGACCAACTTCTGCCATTTCCCTGGACCATAAGATGATTTTTCATACTCATATAGAAGACCCTCAAGAACCTGAAAACAACAATATCAATGATTTAAAAAATATCATCTGGCGTACAGTACTTGTGAATATAAAACAGGCAAAGCAGGAATGATCAGGCACTAACGGCTTACTTTGACAACATGATCAAGTTTTGCATCAGGAACATGACAAGCAGCTCGTAACTTCTTTTCCATGTTTCTTATGGTGTTGGAGCATTTTAACTCTGCATCCATGAAAGCATGCTTTTTGTAGTCCTGCAACAGTGGTCAATCTCAATCATCAGACGCATAACATGTTGCCTAATGTTGTAAGAAAAAGGTGGACACGGTTCTAAATGATCAGATACAACCAAATAATTCCTTCAATTGAATTTAACATCCTGATGCTAATTTATTTTACATTTGAAATAGACTAGGGGAAATGATTAAGAAAAAACCAAGTTACCTCAAAAGTCTTACTGCAGAAAACCTGCAGACGGTTTTCATATTCCTGTTTTGCTGAACCAGCACCTACAGCACCAGCATTAAATGCGGAACGTGCTTTTTGAACTGCTACCTCGTGTGCTTCACGTAAAGAAACCTAGAATGTTTGAACTTAATAAGTAACAAACACTATGACTATAGACTATAAAATTCTGCAAGGACATCATACTTACTTCTTCAGCAGGCTTTGAGCGGTCAAAAGAAGACACGTAAACTTCTGAAGCTGTGTCGTATGCCCTTCTACACTCTGCTTCTTCAACGCTCTGTGGAAAGAGATTTGCTCAGAGATGCACTAACTTATATAACGACAGTTACTCATTACATGTAATGAGATAAACGCCTGACTTGTGTTGGTGGTTTAATTCATATTAGTTGAGCGTTCAGGTGGACAAATAGTTCAAGGATATCAATCGAAGGGACGTGAGTGGAAGTAACAAATACTGGAGAAAGTGTGCTCTGACTAACCTGCCATGAGGAAGATATCGTCGGAACTGCACCTTTATTCAAAGCATCAAGAAAAGATTGTGTGATACCAGCAAGAATGGGGCCTGTCATCACAGTAGCCCCTACTTGCTTGGGCCTAGTTCTCTCGAAAACAAATTTTGTTAGTGCATCCAAGCCGGCTACGAATTCTGGTCTTAATTTTTCCAACTGAAAGAGAAACCAAATAATTAATCACACACTGATAGAGAAGACCCACAATATGAATGTATAACTCATATACCAAATTTTCATGCAGTAAACAAATTTATAAGCAACTCACAGAGGTTTGATCAAGTCGCTGTAATGCATGTTCACTGTTTGAAGGCCGCACTAGCGTGAAGCATTCACGGTCTGGAAAAAGAGCACGAATGGACTCTCTGATCTAATATATAACAAAGTAAAAAAGTTCAAGAATAAGTACTTTGGATATATATAGCAAAGTAAAACTTTTAAGAAGTACGATGCATGTCCTAAAAATAGCTGAACTAAGAAGCCAACTGCGTGCGAGGGATCCCAAGTTCAATTCTCGGAATGCCTAGATCAGACACTTTGTGGTGTCTTGCCCTTATAGTTATATTTGAGCATAACGTTTAGGTAAACTTTTAAGGCCGCACTACCTCATTTTTCCCAGCTACATCTTTTGCAGGTCCATGCATAGGCCTCAAGGCTATCTCTAGGTAATCACGTGGCGTTATCCTCTTATTATCCTCTATTAGGTCCAGATAAAAATCCTGCAAGTGCCAAATTAATATGTTGTAAGTTGCCCATCAAATACCCCTGATGTTACGGCATGTgattattttatatatt
Above is a genomic segment from Papaver somniferum cultivar HN1 chromosome 10, ASM357369v1, whole genome shotgun sequence containing:
- the LOC113318809 gene encoding guanylate-binding protein 1-like, with protein sequence MLGRILGRGGSASNNDMEDHEKSPQSIPSPSATVRPSSKNVFATDLGPARPLRLVYCDEKGQFKMDPEAVSVLQLVKGPIGVVSVCGRARQGKSFILNQLLGRSSGFQVASTHKPCTKGLWMWSAPLKRTALDGTEYNLVLLDSEGIDAYDQTGTYSTQIFSLAVLLSSMFIYNQMGGIDESALDRLSLVTEMTKHIRVKASGGKSTASELGQFSPIFVWLLRDFYLDLIEDNKRITPRDYLEIALRPMHGPAKDVAGKNEIRESIRALFPDRECFTLVRPSNSEHALQRLDQTSLEKLRPEFVAGLDALTKFVFERTRPKQVGATVMTGPILAGITQSFLDALNKGAVPTISSSWQSVEEAECRRAYDTASEVYVSSFDRSKPAEEVSLREAHEVAVQKARSAFNAGAVGAGSAKQEYENRLQVFCSKTFEDYKKHAFMDAELKCSNTIRNMEKKLRAACHVPDAKLDHVVKVLEGLLYEYEKSSYGPGKWQKLVTFLQQSLEGPILDLAKKQLDKIGSEKSTAMLKCRSIEDRMGLLNKQLEASERSKAEYLRRFEDAINDKKSLGDEYMSRITNLQSKCSSLEERCSTLSKAQESARQDSAEWKRKYEQASSKLREEEDLAHAELATLQSRASATEAMLAAAREQAESAQDEAKSWKEKFNIAARETKAALEKAATAQERTNKEAQTREDNIRAEYVDILADKDEEIKDKVARIEHAEKRMTTLSLELKAAESKVRSYDSESSSLKRQIKELIEKLDSVKEKAQSSEKEARILQQEKSHLEEKYNSEFKRLEEVEGRCKIAETAAKKAVEMADKARAEAAIAQKEQTEVQRVAMERLTQIERGERQIENLERVKTDLMEEVQRVRAAEIDAVSKVSQLEARVEEREKEIESLLKYNNEQRMDNVHVLEQLLETERTARAEANNRAEALSVQLQSTQSKLDLLQQQLTSVRLNETALDSKLRTASHGKRMRSENYDMGMESVHDMDIDGKGSKGRKRSKSTTSPLKNMQQAEDGGSVFKGDDDDGQSSQHTGSEDYTKFTVTKLKQELTKHGFGADLLQLRTPNKKEIVALYERLVLQK